The DNA region GCTCCGATTTAATAGCAGCGTTTAAACAGCATGGTTTAGCGCCTATATTCCTCTTATCACCAACCAGTAATGAGAGTCGTATCAAAAAGGTGTCAGCTGTTGCGCAAGGTTATATTTATTATGTGTCTTTGAAAGGCGTAACCGGTGCGGGGCACCTTCAACTAGACGACATTAAAACAAAAATACAAAATATCAAACAATACACATCATTGCCTATAGCCATTGGTTTTGGTGTTAAAAATGCCGATATCGCCGCGAATATTGCTAAAATAGGTGATGCTGTCGTGGTGGGGAGTGCGTTGATTAACTGCATTACCGATCACTCTGAGAATCAATCGAAAGGGCAACAAGCCATTTCTGGTTTATTAAGTGAAATGCGAACGGCGATGGACGCTGTCACAAAATAATTATAAAGGTTAGGTGATTTATGAGCTGGTTTGAAAAATTAATACCGTCTGGCATCCAATTAAGTGGTAAGAAAAAAGGCTCTGTGCCTGAAGGTTTATGGTGTAAATGTGATAGTTGCCATAGCGTTTTATATAAAACGGACTTGGAAAGCAATTTACATGTATGCCCAAAATGTGATCACCATCAGCGTCTAAGTGGTCGAGCACGCCTAGAGTCTTTCTTAGACGAAGCTGGCCGTGTAGAAATTGGTGGGAACGTCAGATCGCTTGACCCATTAAAGTTTAAAGACAGTAAAAAATATAAAGACCGCCATGCCTCTGCCGTCAAAGCTACAGGGGAAACTGATGCACTTATCGTGATGAAAGGCAGCGTTCTTGATATGGAGCTTGTTGCAGCAGCCTTTGATTTTTCATTTATGGGTGGGTCTATGGGTTCAGTAGTCGGTGAGCGCTTTGTGCGGGCTGTGAATCAATCCATCGAATCCAATATTCCATTGGTATGCTTTTCAGCAAGTGGTGGAGCGAGAATGCAAGAGTCCTTGTTTTCTTTATTCCAAATGGCTAAAACCAGTGCCGCCTTAGCACAATTGGCTGACAAAAAAATCCCCTTCATATCCGTTTTAACAGACCCAACTATGGGTGGTGTGTCGGCTAGTTTAGCAATGCTAGGAGATGTACATATTGCAGAACCCAATGCATTAGTAGGCTTTGCAGGACAGCGAGTGATAGAGCAAACGGTTAGCGAAAAACTACCAGAGGGCTTTCAACGCAGTGAGTTTTTATTAGAGCATGGTGCAATAGATATGATTGTTGACCGCAGAGATCTACGTCAAACGATCACAGATATTCTTTCCTTATTGCATGCGGGCCATGACAACTTGAAAGCACTCGATGTGCCTGTGGCTGAAGTAGTGCCCGATGACGAACTGGACGACGATCAATAATCAATAGTTAGCGTGCAATCTGGTTTATCAGCGCTATCTTCTATTGACGAGTGGCTGGCTTGGCAGGAACAGTGTCATGTTAAAAATATTGATCTGGGTCTGGAGCGTGTAGCAAGCGTATACAAAGCATTAAAGCCAACACATTCACGGTCTATTTATACCATCACGGTGGCGGGCACCAATGGTAAAGGCTCTTGTGTTGCTATGCTAGAAGCAATTTTTATTGCCGCTGGCTACCGTGTAGGCGTTTATAGTACACCGCACCTTAACCACTATAATGAACGGGTTAGAATTAATGGCACGCCCGTGCTTGATTCCTCACTAGCCTCATCTTTTTATAAAATAGACCTCGCACGAAAAGAAACCAGCTTAAGTTATTTTGAATTTGGCACGCTGGCAGCCATAGACGTATTTGATCATTATAAAGTGGATATTCAAATTCTCGAGGTTGGTTTAGGCGGGCGACTTGATGCAGTTAATATCGTCGATGCTGATGCCGCACTTATTACGAGTATCTCTATTGATCATATTGATTGGTTAGGTGATGACCGTAATCAAATTGCGTTAGAAAAAGCAGGTGTTTTCAGAGCCAACCAGATCGCTGTTTGTGGCGATTCGACGGTGCCTAACAGCTTAATTGATTATGCAAAAAAACTAGGCACCCAATTATCGTTAGCAGGTAAAGACTTTGATGTTAATAAAAACGCTAACGACTGGTCTCTAGTGGCGAATCATGTGTTTGCAGGGCATTACCCAATGCCAGTTTTACAAGGTTATCACCAAATAAAAAATGCTGCTGCCGTGGTTAGCCTATTAGCAAACATACAGCACATTAAACCAGTTAGTAAAAATAATATTGACATTGGCCTTCGACACACCTCATTAAAAGGTAGGTTGCAACAGGTTAGTTCAGCGCCTGATATTTTTTTAGACGTTGCACATAATGCTGAATCAGCTCAGGTGTTATCGGACTTTCTTAAAAGTAAAAAGACTAATGGGCAAATCCATGCCGTCTTTTCTGTACTGGCGGACAAACAGTTAAATGAAGTGCTTAAACCTTTTATTGGGCTAATTGATAATTGGCATATTGCGCCATTACAGTCTCCCAGAGCGTTATCAGTGGCTGATTTATATAAATGCTTGGTAGATGATAATTCACAACAATGCTTTAAATATTCATCAATACAGCAGGCATTGAAAAATGCGCAGCTTGCTGCAAAGCAAGATGATTTAGTTATATGTTTTGGTTCTTTTTATGTGGTAGAAGCGTGTTTAGAAGCGTTATAATGCGCTCAAATACTCCCTAATAATAGTCTCTTAAATTTATATGGAACAACCTTTAAAACAGCGTTTAATTGGTGCCACTATTGTTATTTCTTTGGCTGTTATTTTTTTACCAATGTTCATCGGTCAAAAGCCAGCGGATACAGATATTATTACAATAGATATTCCTACTGAACCGAGCGAGCCAACGCCGAACATTCAGACATTGCCCGAACAAAAAGAAGAAATAGTGGCTAAGGTTTCAATCTCTAAAGAATCCGGTGTCAAAATTTCTGAACAAGCCCCGCCAACTATCCCCAGCCCACCAGAGGTTAAAACGGTTGAAGGTATTTCTGCATGGGTTGTTCAAGTTGGTAGCTTTTCAGACTCAAAAAATGCAAACAGCCTAGCAAGTAAACTTAAAAGTGCTGGTTTTACAGCATTCGTTGAACCGTCATCTGTTAAAACTGGTGATATTTTCCGCGTAAGAGTTGGGCCGGAATTAGACAAAGAGAAGGCAGAAGCTATTAGTGTAAAGCTTCAAAAAGAACAGAAGCTTTCAAATACCATCGTTATCCAATATCCATAGGTTTGTCGGTGAATGTTTTAAATAATATGATTTGGGTAGATTATGTCATCCTTGGCATTATCTTCATTTCGGCACTCATTGGTTTATTTAGAGGTCTAGTAAAAGAAGCCTTTTCGTTAGGCACATGGGTGGTTGCGATTATAGTTGGTATTAGGTTTAGCCAACCATTCTCATTTTACCTAACCGACTATATTGAGGTCCCCTCCGTCAGAATCGCTGCGGCGTTTATTATTTTATTGTTATTAACACTGATATTAGGCGCTATGTTGTCCTATTTAATCAGTCAAATAGTTGATAAAACAGGGTTAACGGGTACCGATCGATTTGCTGGTCTGCTTTTTGGTATAGCACGTGGCGTGGTCGTTATGGCCGTGTTAGTTTTATTGGCGGGTTTAACACCTTTACCTCAAGATCCTTGGTGGGTAGAGTCAATGCTTATTGGGCCTTTTCAGGAATTATCTCTTTGGTTAAGAGAACAAATTCCCGATGGTGTTAGTGAGTACTTTTCATATTAAGTTTTTAAAAGGTTGAATCAAAATGTGTGGAATTGCGGGTATCGTTGCTCATCACAACGTTAATCAAGAGTTATATGAAGCGTTAACTGTTTTGCAGCACCGCGGTCAAGATGCCGCTGGTATTGTCACTTGTGAAGGCAGTCAGCTGCATCTTCGTAAAGCAAACGGCTTAGTTCGAGATGTTTTTAGAACCAGTCATATGCTAGAACTGAAAGGAAATATGGGTATTGCTCATGTTCGTTACCCAACAGCAGGCTGCTCAAGTTCTGCAGAGGCTCAGCCATTTTATGTCAATTCACCTTTTGGCATTACCTTGGCGCACAATGGTAATTTAACAAATGCCGCTGCGCTGAAAAAAGAACTGTTTATCGAAGATCAGCGCCATATCAATACTAATTCGGACTCGGAAATTTTATTAAATGTATTAGCCCATGAGCTGCAATCTTTAGGCAAATTAAAACTTAATGAAAATGACGTTTTTAAAGCGGTAGAAGCCCTACATAAACGTTGTGAAGGAGCCTATGCAGTCGTAGCAATGATTACAGGTTTTGGCGTTGTTGGGTTTCGTGACCCTAATGGCATTAGACCCATTTGTTATGGTGTGCGTGAAACTGATGAGGGTAGCGATTATATGATTGCTTCGGAATCAGTTGCCATGGATGCTCAAGATTTTAAATTAATTAGAGATATTGCACCGGGTGAAGCTGTTTTTATTAAAAAAGGCGGGGTAATACACACCAAACAGTGCGCAGAAAACCCTCGTTTAACACCTTGTATATTTGAGTACGTATATTTAGCTCGTCCAGACTCAATTATGGACAATGTTTCAGTGTATAAATCACGTCTAAGAATGGGTGAGAAATTAGCCGAAAAAATCATGAGAACTCGTCCTGATCATGATATCGACGTGGTAATCCCTATCCCAGATACTAGTCGAACCTCTGCTTTACAGCTTGCTAATATGCTAGATGTCAAATATAGAGAAGGGTTTATTAAAAATCGCTATATTGGCCGCACGTTTATTATGCCGGGGCAACTAGAACGTAAAAAATCGGTTAGACGCAAACTTAATGCCATTGATCTAGAGTTTAGAGGTAAAAACGTTTTATTGGTCGATGATTCCATCGTTAGGGGGACAACTTCAGGTCAAATTATTAAATTAGCGCGTGAAGCCGGGGCTAAAAAAGTTTATTTTGCATCGGCTGCCCCAGCCGTTCGCTACCCAAATGTCTATGGTATTGATATGCCGGCTGTTGAAGAATTAGTTGCGCACGATAGAACAACGGACGAAGTACAACAAGCCATAGGCGCTGATTGGTTGATCTATCAAGAGCTCGATGATTTATTTGAGTCGGTTAGAAAACGTAACCCAGAAATTGTTGATTTTGATGCGGCTTGCTTTAATCAAAATTATGTTACCGGAACGGTTAGCGATGAATACCTTAGAGAGCAAGGGTTAAGTCGGTCAGATGATCAAAAAGCGATCAACGATTTGGATCCTACAGTGATTGAACTGCATAACTCTCACTAATTATAAAAGGCGCATATATGTCAGATATTGATTGGCAAGATTACTCCATTGAAACGCAGGGTGTTAGAGCAGGTCAGCAAAGAACGCCAGAAAATGAACATAGTGATGCAATTTTTCCAACGTCGAGTTATGTTTTTGGTAGCGCACAAGAGGCCTTTGAGAGATTTTCAGGAAAAGCTGCGGGTAATATTTATTCGCGTTTTACAAACCCTACAGTTAGAGCTTTCGAAAATCGCCTTGCTGTAATGGAAGGCGCCGAACGTGCAATGGCAACATCGTCAGGCATGGCGGCGATTAATGTTGTTTGTTTAGGCTTGTTAAGCGCCGGTGATCACGTCATTTGTTCGCGTAGCGTTTTTGGAAATACTGCATTGATGTTTAAAAATATCATGCAAAAATTTGCCGTAGAGACCACCTTTGTAGATCTCGATGATATCAACGCATGGGCGTCAGCAATAAAGCCAAATACAAGGTTTCTTTTTTTAGAAACACCATCTAACCCTCTTGGCAATGTAGCAGATATAAAAGCACTAGCCGAATTAGCACATGCCAATGGTGCGTTGCTTATCGTTGATAATGTTTATTGTACGCCGGCCTTGCAAAAGCCACTGAGCTTAGGCGCTGATTTGGTTGTTCACTCGGCGACTAAATATATAGATGGTCAAGGTCGCTGTATTGGTGGTGCTGTTGTTGGCAATAACGCACTGATAGAAGAAAAAATTTATCCAATTTTACGTACCGCAGGTCATACGATGAGCCCATTTAATGCATGGGTATTTCATAAAGGCTTAGAGACTCTATCGTTACGGATGGAAAAACATTGTTCCAATGCACTGATTGTTGCGAGATGGTTAGAACAGCAATCGAATGTTGAAAAAGTCTATTACACTGGCTTAGCTAATCATCCACAACATGAGCTTGCTAAGCAGCAACAAAGCGGTTTTGGTGGCATTGTTAGCTTTGAAGTAAAGGGCGGTAAAAACAATGCTTGGAAAGTTATTGATATGACGCAGATGATTTCGATAACCGCTAACCTAGGTGATGTAAAAAGCATGATTACTCACCCATCGACCACAACTCATGGACGTCTAACCGAAGAGGAGCGTAACAAAGCTGGTATAACAGACGCCTTAATACGCTTAGGCGTTGGCTTAGAAAATGCTGGCGATATAACAGCAGATTTACATCGAGGTCTGTCATCCTTTTAATGTTTTCTATTGGCATCTAAAAAACCAAAGACGTTGAAGTTTATCGGTTTCTTTAAATCACAAAAAAGTTGTCTTAATGCAAGCAGACTAACCAAGACATTCTAATGATCGGTTGATATTAATCGACGTAAGTGCACTTTCAACATTCACATGTATTGTGCTTAGCTTTAAAATAAACAGTAAATAAATTAATTCGGAGTATCAATCGCATGGGTAG from Cycloclasticus pugetii PS-1 includes:
- a CDS encoding O-succinylhomoserine sulfhydrylase; protein product: MSDIDWQDYSIETQGVRAGQQRTPENEHSDAIFPTSSYVFGSAQEAFERFSGKAAGNIYSRFTNPTVRAFENRLAVMEGAERAMATSSGMAAINVVCLGLLSAGDHVICSRSVFGNTALMFKNIMQKFAVETTFVDLDDINAWASAIKPNTRFLFLETPSNPLGNVADIKALAELAHANGALLIVDNVYCTPALQKPLSLGADLVVHSATKYIDGQGRCIGGAVVGNNALIEEKIYPILRTAGHTMSPFNAWVFHKGLETLSLRMEKHCSNALIVARWLEQQSNVEKVYYTGLANHPQHELAKQQQSGFGGIVSFEVKGGKNNAWKVIDMTQMISITANLGDVKSMITHPSTTTHGRLTEEERNKAGITDALIRLGVGLENAGDITADLHRGLSSF
- the purF gene encoding amidophosphoribosyltransferase; the protein is MCGIAGIVAHHNVNQELYEALTVLQHRGQDAAGIVTCEGSQLHLRKANGLVRDVFRTSHMLELKGNMGIAHVRYPTAGCSSSAEAQPFYVNSPFGITLAHNGNLTNAAALKKELFIEDQRHINTNSDSEILLNVLAHELQSLGKLKLNENDVFKAVEALHKRCEGAYAVVAMITGFGVVGFRDPNGIRPICYGVRETDEGSDYMIASESVAMDAQDFKLIRDIAPGEAVFIKKGGVIHTKQCAENPRLTPCIFEYVYLARPDSIMDNVSVYKSRLRMGEKLAEKIMRTRPDHDIDVVIPIPDTSRTSALQLANMLDVKYREGFIKNRYIGRTFIMPGQLERKKSVRRKLNAIDLEFRGKNVLLVDDSIVRGTTSGQIIKLAREAGAKKVYFASAAPAVRYPNVYGIDMPAVEELVAHDRTTDEVQQAIGADWLIYQELDDLFESVRKRNPEIVDFDAACFNQNYVTGTVSDEYLREQGLSRSDDQKAINDLDPTVIELHNSH
- a CDS encoding SPOR domain-containing protein; the protein is MEQPLKQRLIGATIVISLAVIFLPMFIGQKPADTDIITIDIPTEPSEPTPNIQTLPEQKEEIVAKVSISKESGVKISEQAPPTIPSPPEVKTVEGISAWVVQVGSFSDSKNANSLASKLKSAGFTAFVEPSSVKTGDIFRVRVGPELDKEKAEAISVKLQKEQKLSNTIVIQYP
- the trpA gene encoding tryptophan synthase subunit alpha, whose amino-acid sequence is MSRLDKCFKGLEGAKQKALIPFITAGDPDADFTLSCMHNMVKAGASIIELGVPFSDPMADGPVIQQASERALAKGMSLKGVIEIVRAFRETDQVTPVILMGYLNPIEFMGYETFASTAAKAGVDGVLTVDIPPEESSDLIAAFKQHGLAPIFLLSPTSNESRIKKVSAVAQGYIYYVSLKGVTGAGHLQLDDIKTKIQNIKQYTSLPIAIGFGVKNADIAANIAKIGDAVVVGSALINCITDHSENQSKGQQAISGLLSEMRTAMDAVTK
- the folC gene encoding bifunctional tetrahydrofolate synthase/dihydrofolate synthase is translated as MQSGLSALSSIDEWLAWQEQCHVKNIDLGLERVASVYKALKPTHSRSIYTITVAGTNGKGSCVAMLEAIFIAAGYRVGVYSTPHLNHYNERVRINGTPVLDSSLASSFYKIDLARKETSLSYFEFGTLAAIDVFDHYKVDIQILEVGLGGRLDAVNIVDADAALITSISIDHIDWLGDDRNQIALEKAGVFRANQIAVCGDSTVPNSLIDYAKKLGTQLSLAGKDFDVNKNANDWSLVANHVFAGHYPMPVLQGYHQIKNAAAVVSLLANIQHIKPVSKNNIDIGLRHTSLKGRLQQVSSAPDIFLDVAHNAESAQVLSDFLKSKKTNGQIHAVFSVLADKQLNEVLKPFIGLIDNWHIAPLQSPRALSVADLYKCLVDDNSQQCFKYSSIQQALKNAQLAAKQDDLVICFGSFYVVEACLEAL
- the accD gene encoding acetyl-CoA carboxylase, carboxyltransferase subunit beta, whose product is MSWFEKLIPSGIQLSGKKKGSVPEGLWCKCDSCHSVLYKTDLESNLHVCPKCDHHQRLSGRARLESFLDEAGRVEIGGNVRSLDPLKFKDSKKYKDRHASAVKATGETDALIVMKGSVLDMELVAAAFDFSFMGGSMGSVVGERFVRAVNQSIESNIPLVCFSASGGARMQESLFSLFQMAKTSAALAQLADKKIPFISVLTDPTMGGVSASLAMLGDVHIAEPNALVGFAGQRVIEQTVSEKLPEGFQRSEFLLEHGAIDMIVDRRDLRQTITDILSLLHAGHDNLKALDVPVAEVVPDDELDDDQ
- a CDS encoding CvpA family protein, with product MNVLNNMIWVDYVILGIIFISALIGLFRGLVKEAFSLGTWVVAIIVGIRFSQPFSFYLTDYIEVPSVRIAAAFIILLLLTLILGAMLSYLISQIVDKTGLTGTDRFAGLLFGIARGVVVMAVLVLLAGLTPLPQDPWWVESMLIGPFQELSLWLREQIPDGVSEYFSY